A window from Molothrus ater isolate BHLD 08-10-18 breed brown headed cowbird chromosome 24, BPBGC_Mater_1.1, whole genome shotgun sequence encodes these proteins:
- the MATN1 gene encoding cartilage matrix protein, with the protein MARICCALLLSLLLLLHSPAACGAPPQPRGTLCRTKPTDLVFIIDSSRSVRPHEFEKIKVFVSRVIEALDVGPNATRVGIINYASAVRSELSLQGPQSKAALLQAVRRIQPLSTGTMTGLAIQFAISHAFSTAEGARGSAPNFKKVAIVVTDGRPQDGVQDVSARARAAGIEIFAIGVGRVDMGTLRQMASEPLDEHVDYVESYSVIEKLTHKFQEAFCVVSDLCATGDHDCEQVCVSTPGAYRCACRDGFSLNGDGKTCTACNGGLGSALDLVFLIDGSKSVRPENFELVKKFINQIVDSLEVSDKQAQVGLVQYSSSVRQEFPLGQFKSKKDIKAAVKKMSYMEKGTMTGQALKYLVDSSFSVINGARPAVPKVGIVFTDGRSQDYISDAAKKAKDSGFRMFAVGVGNAVEDELREIASEPVAEHYFYTADFRTISKIGKKLQMKICVEEDPCECKSIVKFQTKVEELINSLQQKLEAVAKRIEALENKII; encoded by the exons ATGGCCAGGatttgctgtgccctgctgctctcgctgctgctgctcctgcacagcccgGCCGCCTGCGGggccccgccgcagccccgcg GCACCCTGTGCAGGACCAAGCCCACGGACCTGGTGTTCATCATCGACAGCTCGCGCAGCGTGCGGCCGCACGAGTTCGAGAAGATCAAGGTGTTCGTGTCGCGCGTCATCGAGGCGCTGGACGTGGGCCCCAACGCCACCCGCGTGGGCATCATCAACTACGCCAGCGCCGTGCGCAGcgagctgtccctgcagggcccccagagcaaggcagccctgctgcaggccGTGCGCAGGATCCAGCCCCTCTCCACGGGCACCATGACCGGCCTGGCCATCCAGTTCGCCATCAGCCACGCCTTCAGCACTGCCGAGGGCGCCAGGGGCAGCGCGCCCAACTTCAAAAAG GTGGCCATCGTGGTGACGGACGGCCGGCCCCAGGACGGGGTGCAGGACGTGTCCGCCCGGGCCAGGGCTGCGGGCATCGAGATCTTCGCCATCGGCGTGGGCAGGGTGGACATGGGCACGCTGAGGCAGATGGCCAGCGAGCCCCTGGACGAGCACGTGGACTATGTGGAGAGCTACAGCGTCATCGAGAAGCTGACCCACAAGTTCCAGGAGGCTTTCTGTg TGGTGTCTGACCTGTGTGCCACGGGGGACCACGACTGTGAGCAGGTGTGTGTCAGCACCCCCGGGGCCTACAGGtgtgcctgcagggatggcTTCAGCCTCAACGGCGACGGCAAGACCTGCACCG CTTGCAATGGTGGCTTGGGGTCTGCTCTGGATCTTGTGTTCCTCATCGATGGTTCCAAGAGTGTGAGGCCTGAGAACTTTGAGCTGGTGAAGAAATTCATCAACCAGATCGTGGATTCGCTGGAGGTGTCGGACAAACAGGCCCAGGTGGGGCTGGTGCAGTACTCCAGCTCCGTCCGGCAGGAGTTCCCCCTGGGGCAGTTCAAGAGCAAGAAGGACAtcaaagcagcagtgaagaaaaTGTCCTACATGGAGAAGGGGACCATGACAGGCCAGGCTCTCAAGTACCTCGTTGACAGCTCCTTCTCTGTCATCAACGGAGCCCGGCCCGCCGTCCCCAAGGTGGGGATTGTCTTCACCGATGGGCGCTCACAGGATTATATCTCAGATGCTGCCAAGAAAGCCAAGGACTCAG GATTTCGGATGTTTGCCGTGGGAGTGGGCAATGCTGTGGAGGATGAGCTGAGGGAGATCGCCTCAGAACCCGTGGCTGAGCATTATTTCTACACTGCCGACTTCAGGACCATCAGCAAGATTGGGAAGAAGCTGCAGATGAAGATCTGTGTTG